In Cryptomeria japonica chromosome 10, Sugi_1.0, whole genome shotgun sequence, a genomic segment contains:
- the LOC131075638 gene encoding uncharacterized protein LOC131075638, with product MDPNSKSLHSTVDQDDNVDEWDADGFEIPCLKLDSPGSVGRETGGAKETNFSSQQVKALEEEIYLGPHGAPPSVVKQQEHNSAGKKQRFKHKLKLADKKGTIGGRENKVENLRELIGGKGGMMAPRGSPREWLDPHCHESQFEHST from the exons ATGGATCCAAACTCCAAATCCCTCCACTCCACAGTTGACCAAGATGACAATGTTGACGAATGGG ATGCTGATGGGTTTGAGATCCCTTGCCTAAAACTGGATAGCCCTGGATCAGTTGGTAGAGAAACAGGAGGAGCGAAGGAGACCAATTTTTCTTCTCAACAG GTAAAAGCTTTAGAGGAAGAAATTTATCTGGGACCACATGGGGCCCCACCTTCAGTAGTGAAACAACAAGAACATAATTCAGCGGGAAAGAAACAACGATTTAAGCACAAGCTGAAGTTAGCAGACAAAAAGGGTACCATAGGAGGACGTGAGAATAAGGTAGAAAACTTGCGCGAGTTGATTGGTGGTAAAGGAGGTATGATGGCACCCAGAGGTTCTCCTAGAGAGTGGCTTGATCCGCATTGCCATGAATCACAGTTTGAGCACTCAACCTAG